Proteins encoded within one genomic window of Bos indicus isolate NIAB-ARS_2022 breed Sahiwal x Tharparkar chromosome 23, NIAB-ARS_B.indTharparkar_mat_pri_1.0, whole genome shotgun sequence:
- the MMUT gene encoding methylmalonyl-CoA mutase, mitochondrial has product MLRAKTRLFLLSPNHLRQLKGSSGSRLIWQRLLHQQQPLHPEWAALAKKQLKGKNPEELIWHTPEGISIKPLYSSRDTKDFPEELPGMKPFTRGPYPTMYTFRPWTIRQYAGFSTVEESNKFYKDNIKAGQQGLSVAFDLATHRGYDSDNPRVRGDVGMAGVAIDTVEDTKILFDGIPLEKMSVSMTMNGAVIPVLATFIVTGEEQGVPKEKLTGTIQNDILKEFMVRNTYIFPPEPSMKIIADIFQYTAKHMPKFNSISISGYHMQEAGADAILELAYTIADGLEYCRTGLQAGLTIDEFAPRLSFFWGIGMNFYMEIAKMRAGRRLWAHLIEKMFQPKNSKSLLLRAHCQTSGWSLTEQDPYNNIIRTTIEAMAAVFGGTQSLHTNSFDEALGLPTVKSARIARNTQIIIQEESGIPKVADPWGGSYMMESLTNDIYDAALKLINEIEEMGGMAKAVAEGIPKLRIEECAARRQARIDSGSEVIVGVNKYQLEKEESVDVLAIDNTSVRNKQIEKLKKVKSSRDQALAERCLDALTACAASGDGNILALAVDATRARCTVGEITYAMKKVFGEHKANDRMVSGAYRQEFGESKEIAFAIKRVEKFMEREGRRPRLLVAKMGQDGHDRGAKVIATGFADLGFDVDIGPLFQTPREVAQQAVDADVHTVGVSTLAAGHKTLVPELIKELNALGRPDILVMCGGVIPPQDYEFLFEVGVSNVFGPGTRIPKAAVQVLDDIEKCLEKKQQSI; this is encoded by the exons ATGTTGAGGGCTAAGACTCGGCTTTTTTTGCTTTCACCTAATCACCTGAGGCAGCTGAAAGGGTCATCAGGCTCCAGGCTTATCTGGCAACGACTTCTGCATCAGCAACAGCCCCTTCATCCAGAATGGGCTGCCCTGGCTAAAAAGCAGTTGAAAGGCAAAAACCCAGAAGAACTAATATGGCACACCCCAGAGGGGATCTCCATAAAGCCCTTATATTCCAGCCGGGATaccaaggacttccctgaagAACTTCCAGGCATGAAGCCGTTCACACGCGGACCGTATCCCACCATGTACACTTTCAGGCCCTGGACCATCCGCCAGTATGCTGGTTTCAGTACTGTGGAAGAGAGCAACAAGTTCTATAAGGACAATATCAAGG CTGGTCAACAAGGATTATCAGTTGCCTTTGATCTGGCAACACATCGTGGCTATGATTCAGACAACCCTCGAGTTCGTGGTGATGTTGGAATGGCTGGAGTTGCTATTGACACTGTGGAAGACACCAAAATTCTTTTTGATGGAATTCCTTTAGAAAAAATGTCAGTTTCCATGACCATGAATGGAGCAGTTATTCCAGTTCTTGCAACTTTTATAGTAACTGGAGAAGAGCAAGGCGTACCTAAAGAGAAACTTACTGGTACAATCCAAAATGATATACTAAAGGAATTTATGGTCAGAAATACTTATATTTTTCCTCCAGAACCATCCATGAAAATTATTGCTGACATCTTCCAATATACAGCAAAG caCATGCCAAAATTTAATTCAATTTCAATTAGTGGATACCATATGCAGGAAGCAGGGGCTGATGCCATTCTGGAACTGGCCTATACTATAGCAGATGGTTTGGAGTACTGCAGAACTGGACTCCAAGCTGGCTTGACCATTGATGAATTTGCACCAAG GTTGTCTTTCTTCTGGGGAATTGGAATGAACTTTTATATGGAAATAGCAAAAATGAGAGCTGGGAGAAGACTCTGGGCTCACTTAATAGAGAAAATGTTTCAGCCTAAAAACTCTAAATCTCTTCTCCTAAGAGCACATTGTCAGACGTCAGGATGGTCACTTACTGAGCAA GACCCTTACAATAACATCATTCGTACCACAATAGAAGCAATGGCAGCAGTGTTTGGAGGTACTCAGTCTTTGCACACAAATTCTTTTGATGAAGCCCTGGGTTTGCCAACTGTGAAAAGTGCTCGAATTGCCAGGAACACACAAATCATTATTCAAGAAGAATCTGGGATTCCCAAAGTGGCTGATCCTTGGGGAGGTTCATATATGATGGAATCTCTCACAAATGATATTTATGATGCTGCCTTGAAG cTCATTAATGAAATTGAGGAGATGGGTGGAATGGCCAAAGCTGTAGCGGAGGGAATACCTAAGCTTCGAATTGAAGAATGTGCTGCCCGAAGACAAGCTAGAATAGATTCTG GTTCTGAAGTAATTGTTGGAGTAAATAAGTACCAGTTGGAAAAAGAAGAATCTGTGGATGTTTTGGCAATTGATAATACTTCAGTGCGTAATAAGCAGATTGAAAAACTTAAGAAG GTCAAATCCAGTAGGGATCAGGCTTTGGCTGAACGGTGTCTGGATGCTCTGACTGCATGTGCTGCCAGTGGAGATGGGAATATTCTCGCTCTTGCTGTAGATGCAACTCGAGCAAG atGTACAGTTGGAGAAATCACATATGCCATGAAAAAGGTATTTGGTGAACATAAAGCTAATGACCGTATGGTGAGTGGAGCCTATCGCCAGGAATTTGGAGAAAGTAAAGAGATAGCATTTGCTATCAAAAG GGTTGAGAAGTTCATGGAACGTGAAGGTCGCAGACCTCGTCTTCTTGTGGCAAAAATGGGACAAGATGGACATGATAGAGGAGCCAAAGTTATTGCTACAGGATTTGCTGATCTTGGTTTTGATGTGGATATTGGTCCTCTTTTTCAG ACTCCCCGGGAGGTGGCCCAGCAGGCTGTGGATGCAGATGTGCACACTGTGGGTGTGAGCACCCTCGCTGCTGGGCACAAGACCCTAGTTCCTGAGCTCATCAAGGAACTCAACGCCCTTGGACGGCCAGATATTCTTGTCATGTGTGGGGGAGTGATACCACCGCAG